A region from the Paraburkholderia youngii genome encodes:
- the cls gene encoding cardiolipin synthase: MLTIAITAFVTLVIVLVIANLSSGEKKIEHKIERLYKSEDPQFLRSMGLLLGPPVVPGNRFEMLLNGDQIFPSMLEGIRSARETITFETFIYWSGEIGEQIARALADKAREGIAVHVLLDWVGCSKMDRRYLQLLREAGAEVVKFHKPHWTGLGRMNDRTHRKLLVIDGRIGFTGGVGIAPEWTGHAQDEKHWRDTHFRLTGPAVAHMQAVFMDNWIKATGNVLHGPRYFPHIDAEPKGEGEGFANMFSSSPSGGSDDMQLMYLMAITAATRSLQLASAYFVPDKLTINAIVEAAKRGVKVQIVTPGKRIDTHTVREASRACWGDLLKAGVEIYEYQPTMFHCKLLVVDEYLVSVGSTNFDNRSFKLNDEANLNIYDRAFARQQTAAFNDDIAKSKRITLEAWTRRSFTEKVVEKFVRLLDTQL; the protein is encoded by the coding sequence ATGCTGACCATTGCTATTACCGCGTTCGTCACGCTGGTGATCGTTCTCGTGATCGCCAATCTGTCGAGCGGCGAGAAGAAAATAGAACATAAGATCGAGCGGCTCTATAAGAGCGAAGATCCGCAATTCCTCCGCTCGATGGGTCTATTGCTCGGTCCGCCCGTGGTGCCGGGTAATCGCTTCGAGATGCTGCTCAACGGCGACCAGATCTTTCCGTCGATGCTCGAAGGCATTCGGTCGGCGCGCGAAACCATCACATTTGAAACGTTCATTTACTGGTCTGGCGAGATCGGCGAGCAGATTGCGCGTGCGCTTGCCGATAAGGCGCGTGAAGGCATCGCCGTGCATGTCCTGCTCGATTGGGTCGGTTGTTCGAAAATGGATCGGCGCTATCTGCAACTGCTGCGCGAGGCCGGCGCCGAAGTGGTCAAGTTTCACAAACCGCATTGGACCGGACTCGGTCGCATGAACGATCGTACGCACCGGAAACTATTGGTGATCGACGGCCGGATCGGTTTTACGGGCGGGGTCGGCATTGCACCGGAGTGGACCGGCCATGCGCAGGACGAAAAGCATTGGCGCGATACGCATTTCCGCTTGACCGGTCCGGCGGTCGCCCATATGCAGGCCGTCTTCATGGATAACTGGATCAAGGCGACCGGCAACGTCTTGCACGGTCCCAGGTATTTCCCGCACATCGACGCCGAGCCGAAAGGAGAGGGCGAGGGTTTTGCGAATATGTTCAGCAGTTCGCCGTCGGGCGGCAGCGACGACATGCAACTGATGTATCTGATGGCCATCACTGCCGCGACGCGCAGTTTGCAGCTTGCGAGCGCGTATTTCGTGCCCGACAAGCTCACCATCAACGCGATCGTTGAAGCCGCGAAACGCGGCGTCAAAGTACAGATCGTCACGCCGGGCAAACGCATCGATACGCACACGGTGCGAGAAGCGTCGCGGGCATGCTGGGGCGATCTATTGAAAGCGGGCGTCGAGATCTACGAGTACCAGCCGACCATGTTCCATTGCAAGTTGCTGGTGGTCGACGAGTACCTGGTGTCGGTCGGCTCGACGAACTTCGATAACCGCTCGTTCAAGCTGAACGACGAAGCAAACCTGAATATCTACGACCGCGCTTTCGCCAGACAGCAGACCGCCGCGTTCAACGACGACATCGCGAAGTCGAAGCGCATCACGCTCGAAGCATGGACGCGACGTTCGTTTACCGAGAAGGTCGTCGAAAAGTTCGTACGGCTGCTGGACACGCAGCTTTGA
- a CDS encoding H-NS histone family protein: MPSLEQIQAKLKKLQAQADVLIARKAQAAVDQIRELMLKHGLTTADIEAQAKARRSARGLNGNTGTGRGRPAGVSKAARSATPAKYRDHKTGATWTGHGRAPGWIAGAKDRTVFLIDAASASKAAATPAAKRGKGQPKGAQPPKYLDPKTGATWSGRGPAPAWLASVKDRSKFLIDGTSAAAAPKAVKTAAKSGQAKATASAVGKKTTAKKAVAKKATRKTAVKKTAAGKATPASRKAAVKKTAGRKSAVKMARKAPARKAAAKSTAAPVAAAPQTPETQAGA; this comes from the coding sequence ATGCCTTCGTTAGAGCAAATCCAAGCAAAGCTTAAGAAGCTCCAGGCGCAAGCTGACGTTCTCATTGCCAGAAAAGCACAGGCCGCGGTCGATCAGATTCGCGAGTTGATGCTCAAGCACGGTCTGACGACTGCCGATATCGAAGCACAGGCAAAGGCACGACGCTCCGCGCGAGGTCTGAATGGCAATACGGGTACGGGCCGGGGAAGACCTGCTGGCGTGAGCAAAGCCGCCAGGTCGGCAACGCCGGCGAAGTACCGCGACCATAAAACCGGCGCGACCTGGACGGGTCACGGCCGCGCGCCTGGCTGGATCGCCGGCGCGAAGGACCGCACGGTGTTCCTGATCGACGCTGCGAGCGCAAGCAAAGCCGCGGCTACTCCCGCCGCTAAGCGCGGCAAAGGTCAGCCGAAAGGCGCCCAGCCGCCGAAGTACCTGGATCCGAAAACCGGCGCGACGTGGAGCGGACGCGGTCCGGCGCCGGCATGGCTTGCTTCCGTTAAGGATCGCAGCAAATTCCTGATCGATGGCACGAGCGCGGCTGCCGCTCCGAAAGCGGTGAAAACGGCGGCAAAGAGCGGCCAGGCGAAAGCGACCGCAAGCGCGGTAGGCAAGAAGACCACGGCGAAAAAAGCAGTGGCGAAAAAAGCAACGCGCAAGACGGCCGTGAAAAAGACCGCAGCCGGAAAGGCAACGCCGGCAAGCCGGAAAGCCGCGGTGAAGAAAACCGCTGGCCGCAAAAGCGCTGTGAAGATGGCAAGAAAAGCACCGGCCCGCAAGGCTGCTGCAAAGAGCACGGCCGCCCCCGTCGCGGCGGCTCCGCAAACGCCCGAGACGCAAGCAGGCGCGTAA
- a CDS encoding DUF6765 family protein, translated as MNIDFHYGVVYIAARVGGMTAGDAQTVAHACQYVDDATTNGILRFKGGETFERFATAHKLFDYANTENDQNRLVWAPFHFLPAGVGDSLEEKAVCRPDSEVAREVVRRAIRQRDSETALHRLGVTLHTYVDTWAHQGFAGIESPWNRVHLLEAQDCTRKGWLASLELAVAHLIERVETDVLTIALPVGHGAALHYPDQPWARWHYIDGCNHFISRHNLPDFVQAADMSCRVVRAYLAGREDFENQPGIPDDVKDALTRLLDTNREPDDNLRLRTVCEWVNAGRIPGLKEPVPGYIAKGHGSWKYQATGLLCDDDTGDRPEWTTAFEKSDYRLFHDAVKQHRFVTTQEILPARGLRIA; from the coding sequence ATGAACATCGACTTCCATTACGGCGTGGTCTACATTGCCGCGCGCGTCGGCGGCATGACGGCCGGCGATGCGCAAACCGTCGCGCATGCCTGCCAATACGTCGACGACGCAACGACGAACGGAATACTGCGGTTCAAAGGCGGCGAGACATTCGAGCGATTCGCGACCGCGCACAAGTTATTCGATTACGCCAATACCGAGAACGACCAGAATCGGCTCGTGTGGGCGCCGTTCCATTTTCTGCCGGCTGGGGTGGGTGACAGTCTCGAGGAAAAGGCGGTTTGCCGGCCCGACAGTGAAGTCGCGCGCGAAGTCGTGCGGCGCGCGATCCGGCAGCGCGATTCGGAGACCGCGTTGCACCGGCTCGGCGTGACGCTTCATACGTATGTCGATACCTGGGCGCACCAGGGATTCGCGGGCATCGAAAGTCCGTGGAATCGCGTGCATCTTCTCGAAGCGCAGGATTGCACGCGCAAAGGCTGGCTCGCGAGCCTGGAACTGGCGGTTGCGCATCTGATCGAGCGCGTCGAGACGGACGTTCTGACGATCGCGTTGCCGGTCGGCCACGGCGCCGCGTTGCATTATCCCGACCAGCCGTGGGCACGCTGGCATTACATCGACGGCTGCAATCACTTCATCTCACGACACAATTTGCCGGATTTCGTGCAGGCGGCGGACATGAGTTGTCGTGTCGTGCGAGCTTATCTGGCCGGACGCGAAGATTTCGAAAACCAGCCCGGCATCCCGGACGACGTCAAAGACGCACTGACCCGACTGCTCGATACGAACCGCGAACCCGACGACAACCTGCGTCTGAGAACCGTTTGCGAATGGGTGAATGCCGGCCGTATTCCGGGTTTGAAAGAACCCGTGCCCGGCTATATCGCGAAAGGACACGGTTCGTGGAAGTACCAGGCCACCGGTTTGTTGTGCGATGACGACACCGGGGACAGACCGGAGTGGACGACCGCCTTCGAGAAGAGCGACTACCGCCTCTTTCACGACGCGGTCAAACAGCATCGTTTCGTGACTACCCAGGAGATCTTGCCCGCGCGCGGATTACGCATTGCCTGA
- a CDS encoding DUF488 domain-containing protein, with product MKRDKGTVQVASIGFTGKSAQKFFGLLKEAQVRTVLDIRLNNTSQLAGFAKKQDLPFFLEQLCNAAYVEIPELAPEPELLKRYQGKQLSWENFREEYLDLIARRRVESNLDIALFESGCLLCSEHLPHHCHRMFALEYLNQHWNNRLSVTHLT from the coding sequence ATGAAACGTGACAAAGGTACCGTACAGGTGGCGAGCATTGGTTTTACCGGCAAGAGCGCCCAGAAGTTCTTCGGTTTGTTGAAAGAGGCCCAAGTGCGCACGGTGCTCGACATTCGCCTCAACAACACGTCGCAGCTGGCGGGTTTTGCGAAAAAGCAGGATCTGCCTTTCTTTCTCGAGCAGTTGTGCAATGCGGCGTACGTGGAAATTCCGGAGTTGGCTCCCGAGCCGGAATTGCTCAAACGCTACCAGGGCAAGCAACTGAGCTGGGAGAACTTTCGCGAGGAATATCTCGACCTCATCGCGCGCCGCCGTGTGGAAAGCAATCTGGATATCGCGCTATTTGAATCGGGCTGCCTGCTTTGCAGTGAACATTTACCACATCATTGTCACCGGATGTTCGCGCTCGAGTATCTGAACCAGCACTGGAACAATCGTCTTTCCGTTACACATTTGACCTGA
- a CDS encoding FKBP-type peptidyl-prolyl cis-trans isomerase: protein MAAAPTTEKLPSGVIVEHLTQGTGPQPSATDVVKVNYRGTLPNGTEFDSSAKHGGPATFPLNRVIPCWTQGVQKMKVGGKARLTCPAATAYGDRGVGPIPPNTDLTFEVELVDIVK from the coding sequence ATGGCTGCCGCGCCGACCACGGAGAAGCTGCCGTCCGGCGTCATCGTCGAACATCTGACGCAAGGCACGGGCCCGCAGCCGTCCGCGACCGACGTGGTAAAAGTCAACTACCGCGGCACGCTGCCCAACGGCACCGAATTCGATAGCTCGGCCAAGCATGGCGGCCCGGCCACGTTCCCGCTCAATCGCGTGATTCCGTGCTGGACGCAAGGCGTGCAGAAGATGAAAGTCGGCGGCAAGGCGCGACTCACGTGCCCGGCGGCGACCGCATATGGCGATCGCGGCGTCGGCCCGATTCCGCCGAATACCGATCTGACCTTCGAAGTCGAACTGGTCGACATCGTCAAGTAA
- a CDS encoding ligase-associated DNA damage response DEXH box helicase has translation MTEPAPSDNPADNPTAAPAPADERVRAPRPRRIPRSRAQQARLDARESAFEPLPFPSYSPDDARRPFADKLDAWFAARRWQPFDFQREVWRNIAAGASGVLHASTGAGKTWAVWFGALAAFASAASTPRKHPEPLTALWITPMRALAADTARALQSSAAELAVPWSVGLRTGDTSAAERERQNRRMPSALVTTPESLTLILTRADAREVLSQVRLVIVDEWHELLGNKRGTQTQLALARLTHWRPGLQVWGLSATLGNLSFATEVLLAPVATPRVSVHGALPKALIVDTIIPDTIERFPWGGHMGMRQVDAVARAIDEARTSLVFTNTRSQCEVWYQALLDARPEWAGVIALHHGSLDQHVREWVEHGLKDGLLKAVVCTSSLDLGVDFLPVERVFQIGSPKGVARLMQRAGRSGHAPGLPSRVTIVPTHALELIEAAAAREAVDKRQIESRDTPQKPFDVLVQHLVTVAIGGGFDARELYDELLHTYAYRDLTQQEFDWALGFVEGGGATLRAYPDYHRVARDSDGLYRVPRDDLARRHRNNIGTIVANGTLNVAYLSGGRIGAIEESFISRLRPGDVFTFGGRALELIRVQDMTAWVRRASSSRGAMPQWAGSRMPLSSELADATLTMLARAADGIYDEPEMRAVRPLLELQQKWSALPEPGVLVVELLKSREGYHFFCYPFAGRTAHIGLGALLAWRVARDEPGTFSISMNDYGFELLCAQAFDWDTHLRNGLLSPDELDHDILASLNSSELSLRRFREIARVSGLVFQAHPGQQKSARQLQASSGLFYEIFRQHDRGNLLLGQADTEVLLQELDVRRIRIALERMNASRVVLTRPSKPTPFAFPLIVGRLREKVSTEKLADRVERMLAELEKAAQR, from the coding sequence ATGACCGAGCCGGCCCCTTCCGACAACCCCGCTGACAACCCGACCGCCGCGCCAGCGCCCGCCGACGAGCGCGTTCGCGCGCCAAGGCCGCGCCGGATTCCGCGCAGCCGTGCCCAACAGGCGCGGCTCGATGCGCGCGAATCCGCTTTCGAGCCGCTGCCGTTCCCCTCGTATTCACCCGACGACGCGCGCCGCCCGTTCGCGGACAAACTCGACGCATGGTTCGCCGCGCGCCGTTGGCAGCCGTTCGATTTTCAGCGCGAGGTTTGGCGCAACATCGCCGCTGGCGCGAGCGGCGTACTGCACGCAAGCACCGGGGCCGGCAAAACCTGGGCCGTGTGGTTCGGCGCGCTCGCCGCGTTCGCGAGTGCGGCGTCGACGCCGCGCAAGCACCCCGAACCGCTGACGGCGCTCTGGATTACACCAATGCGCGCGCTCGCGGCCGATACCGCGCGCGCGTTGCAAAGCTCCGCGGCCGAACTCGCGGTACCCTGGAGCGTCGGTCTGCGCACCGGCGATACGTCGGCCGCCGAACGCGAGCGCCAGAACCGACGCATGCCGTCCGCGCTCGTCACGACGCCCGAAAGTCTGACGCTGATCCTGACGCGCGCCGATGCGCGCGAAGTACTGTCTCAGGTGCGGCTCGTGATCGTCGATGAATGGCACGAACTGCTCGGCAACAAACGCGGCACACAGACGCAACTCGCGCTCGCGCGTCTCACGCATTGGCGGCCCGGCTTGCAGGTATGGGGGCTGTCGGCGACGCTGGGCAATCTGTCGTTCGCGACCGAGGTCCTGCTCGCGCCGGTCGCGACGCCGCGCGTCAGTGTGCACGGCGCGCTGCCGAAGGCACTGATCGTCGACACGATCATTCCCGACACGATCGAGCGCTTTCCGTGGGGCGGTCACATGGGTATGCGTCAGGTCGATGCGGTCGCGCGGGCGATCGACGAAGCGCGCACGTCGCTCGTATTCACGAACACGCGCTCGCAATGCGAGGTGTGGTATCAGGCGCTGCTCGACGCGCGCCCCGAATGGGCCGGCGTGATCGCGCTGCATCACGGCTCGCTCGATCAACACGTACGCGAGTGGGTCGAACACGGATTGAAGGACGGCTTGCTAAAGGCCGTGGTGTGTACGTCGAGTCTCGATCTCGGCGTCGATTTTCTGCCGGTGGAGCGCGTGTTCCAGATCGGCTCGCCAAAAGGCGTCGCGCGTTTGATGCAGCGCGCGGGCCGCTCGGGACACGCACCCGGTTTGCCGTCGCGGGTGACGATCGTGCCGACGCATGCGCTCGAATTGATAGAAGCGGCGGCCGCGCGTGAAGCCGTCGACAAACGGCAGATCGAAAGCCGCGATACGCCGCAAAAGCCGTTCGACGTGCTGGTGCAACATCTCGTCACCGTCGCGATCGGCGGTGGTTTCGACGCGCGCGAGTTGTACGATGAACTTCTGCATACCTATGCATATCGCGATCTGACGCAGCAGGAGTTCGACTGGGCTCTGGGTTTCGTCGAAGGCGGCGGCGCGACGCTGCGCGCGTATCCCGACTACCATCGCGTCGCGCGCGATAGCGACGGTCTGTACCGCGTGCCGCGCGACGATCTCGCGCGCCGGCATCGCAACAACATCGGCACGATCGTCGCGAACGGGACGTTGAACGTGGCGTATCTATCGGGCGGTCGCATTGGCGCAATCGAGGAATCGTTCATCTCACGGCTCAGACCCGGCGATGTATTCACGTTCGGCGGCCGCGCGCTGGAATTGATCCGCGTGCAGGATATGACGGCGTGGGTGCGGCGTGCGAGCTCATCGCGTGGCGCAATGCCGCAATGGGCCGGCAGCCGCATGCCGCTATCGTCCGAGCTCGCCGACGCGACACTGACGATGCTCGCGCGCGCCGCCGACGGCATCTACGACGAGCCGGAAATGCGCGCGGTACGGCCGCTGCTCGAATTGCAGCAGAAGTGGTCGGCGTTGCCCGAGCCGGGTGTGCTGGTCGTCGAACTGCTGAAATCGCGCGAGGGTTACCACTTCTTCTGCTATCCGTTCGCCGGGCGCACCGCGCATATCGGGCTTGGCGCTTTGCTCGCGTGGCGGGTCGCGCGCGACGAGCCCGGCACGTTTTCCATTTCGATGAACGACTACGGTTTCGAATTGCTGTGCGCGCAGGCGTTCGATTGGGACACGCACTTGCGCAATGGCCTGCTTTCACCTGACGAACTCGATCACGACATTCTTGCAAGCCTCAATTCGTCCGAACTCTCTTTGCGACGTTTTCGTGAGATTGCGCGGGTGTCGGGCCTCGTGTTTCAGGCGCATCCTGGACAGCAGAAAAGCGCGCGGCAATTACAGGCCTCGAGCGGGCTTTTCTACGAGATCTTTCGTCAACACGATCGCGGCAATCTGCTGCTGGGCCAGGCCGATACCGAAGTACTGCTGCAGGAACTCGACGTGCGGCGCATCCGTATCGCGCTCGAACGAATGAACGCGAGCCGCGTCGTGCTCACGCGGCCCAGCAAGCCGACGCCGTTCGCGTTTCCGTTGATCGTCGGACGCCTGCGCGAAAAAGTCAGCACCGAGAAGCTCGCCGATCGCGTCGAGCGAATGCTGGCCGAACTCGAAAAGGCGGCGCAACGATGA
- the pdeM gene encoding ligase-associated DNA damage response endonuclease PdeM — MTANSLAIDVGGQPLVLSSLRACFDPVLRALFIADAHFGKDAVFRARGIPVPTGSTVENLLRIDRLITEFEPAMLVFLGDLLHARESLSTPTLDALHVWRARHASMRVVLVEGNHDRHAGALPPSLDVESVREPWHFGAWALCHHPHAVDHAYVLAGHVHPVYRIATRTDSVRVPCFRFGIDRGVLPAFGSFTGGARETGRVLGERVFLVVQERVIELSG, encoded by the coding sequence ATGACGGCGAACTCTCTTGCGATCGACGTCGGCGGACAGCCTCTCGTGCTATCGAGTTTGCGCGCGTGTTTCGATCCGGTGCTGCGCGCGCTTTTTATCGCCGATGCGCATTTCGGCAAGGATGCGGTGTTTCGCGCGCGTGGCATTCCGGTGCCGACGGGTTCGACCGTGGAGAATCTGCTGCGAATCGATCGTCTGATCACCGAGTTCGAGCCGGCGATGCTGGTGTTTCTCGGCGATCTGCTGCATGCGCGCGAGTCGCTGTCGACGCCCACACTCGATGCGTTGCATGTGTGGCGCGCGCGGCATGCGTCGATGCGCGTGGTGCTAGTCGAAGGCAATCACGATCGGCATGCCGGTGCGTTGCCGCCTTCGTTGGATGTCGAGTCTGTGCGCGAGCCGTGGCATTTCGGGGCGTGGGCGCTGTGTCATCACCCGCATGCGGTCGATCACGCGTATGTGCTCGCGGGGCATGTGCATCCGGTCTATCGGATCGCGACGCGGACCGATTCAGTGCGCGTGCCGTGCTTTCGCTTCGGGATCGATCGGGGGGTGCTGCCGGCGTTCGGGAGTTTTACTGGAGGCGCGCGTGAGACGGGGCGCGTTTTGGGGGAGCGGGTTTTTCTGGTCGTGCAGGAGAGGGTGATTGAGTTGAGCGGTTGA
- a CDS encoding FAD-binding oxidoreductase, which yields MVTISSSAVDEFKSTLRGQLLLPDTPGFDTARSIWNAMIDRTPAMILRCAGVADVRSGVAFARDNGLPLAIRGGGHNIGGSAVCDDGLVLDLSTMKSVRIDPQARRAYVEPGATLHDFDHEAQAFGLATPLGINSTTGVAGLTLGGGFGWLSRRYGMTIDNLVAADIVTADGEFRHVSATSHDDLFWAIRGGGGNFGVVTLFEFALHEVGPLVYGGLVVLPLADAKEALIKYRDAAPAMPDELAVWAVARLAPPLPFLPPDVHGKPVLVFAMCYNGPVDQGPDAVEAARGFGKPLGEHLGPMPLEVWQQAFDPLLTPGARNYWKSHNLATIDDGLIDALIRAIDTLPSTQCEIFFGLIGAQTQRVAVDATAYPARETLYAMNVHGRWDDARDDERCVAWARDFFDAARPFALGSVYVNFMTEEEGGRIADAYGPNYERLVAVKNRYDPHNLFRHNQNIRPTL from the coding sequence ATGGTTACTATCTCCAGCAGCGCCGTCGACGAATTCAAATCCACACTGCGCGGCCAGCTTCTGCTGCCCGACACGCCGGGCTTCGACACGGCGCGCAGCATCTGGAACGCGATGATCGACCGTACTCCCGCGATGATCCTGCGCTGCGCGGGTGTGGCCGACGTGCGCAGCGGCGTCGCCTTCGCGCGCGACAACGGCCTGCCGCTCGCCATTCGCGGCGGCGGCCACAATATCGGCGGCAGCGCTGTGTGCGACGATGGCCTCGTGCTCGATCTGTCCACGATGAAATCGGTGCGTATCGACCCGCAAGCGCGGCGCGCGTATGTCGAACCCGGCGCGACGCTGCATGATTTCGATCACGAAGCGCAGGCATTCGGACTCGCGACACCACTCGGCATCAACTCGACGACCGGCGTCGCAGGTCTGACGCTCGGCGGCGGCTTCGGCTGGCTGAGCCGCCGCTACGGCATGACGATCGACAACCTCGTCGCGGCCGACATCGTCACCGCCGACGGTGAGTTCCGCCACGTGAGCGCCACTTCGCACGACGATCTGTTCTGGGCGATTCGCGGCGGCGGCGGCAATTTCGGCGTCGTTACGCTATTCGAGTTCGCGCTTCATGAGGTCGGCCCGCTCGTGTATGGCGGCCTCGTCGTGTTGCCGCTCGCCGACGCGAAGGAAGCACTGATCAAATACCGCGATGCCGCGCCGGCAATGCCCGACGAGCTGGCCGTCTGGGCGGTCGCGCGGCTCGCGCCGCCGCTGCCGTTCCTGCCGCCCGACGTACACGGCAAACCCGTGCTGGTGTTCGCGATGTGCTACAACGGCCCGGTCGACCAAGGCCCGGACGCGGTAGAAGCCGCGCGCGGCTTCGGCAAGCCGCTCGGCGAACATCTTGGTCCGATGCCCCTCGAAGTCTGGCAACAGGCCTTCGATCCGCTGCTCACGCCGGGCGCGCGCAACTACTGGAAGTCGCACAACCTCGCCACCATCGACGATGGTCTGATCGACGCACTGATCCGCGCGATCGACACGCTGCCGTCCACGCAATGCGAAATTTTCTTCGGGCTGATCGGTGCGCAAACGCAGCGCGTGGCGGTCGACGCAACCGCTTACCCGGCTCGCGAGACGCTATACGCGATGAACGTGCACGGCCGCTGGGACGATGCGCGCGACGACGAGCGCTGCGTCGCATGGGCGCGCGACTTTTTCGACGCGGCGCGCCCGTTTGCGCTAGGCAGCGTGTACGTCAACTTCATGACCGAGGAAGAAGGCGGCCGTATCGCGGATGCCTATGGGCCCAACTATGAGCGGCTCGTCGCCGTGAAGAACCGCTACGATCCGCACAACCTGTTCCGCCATAACCAGAACATTCGCCCAACGCTGTAG
- a CDS encoding BPSL1445 family SYLF domain-containing lipoprotein gives MRRRQFIMTGSAALAVAGLSLTGCTTTSPSSNASPSANAGKRDTINAGVDSTLARLYENVDGSRELVAKARGVLVFPSVISAGFWVGAQYGEGAMRIGGRTVGYFSTVAGSFGLQIGAQSKALVFLFMTQEALDEFMHSQGWAVGANATVAVLKVGANGAVDSSTATSPVQAFVLTNGGLMAGVSLEGTKVSRLII, from the coding sequence ATGCGCAGACGACAATTCATCATGACCGGCAGCGCTGCATTGGCCGTCGCAGGCCTGAGCCTCACCGGTTGCACGACGACTTCGCCGTCCTCGAACGCATCGCCGTCGGCCAATGCCGGAAAGCGCGACACGATCAACGCCGGCGTCGACTCGACGCTCGCGCGTCTCTACGAAAACGTCGACGGTTCGCGCGAGCTCGTTGCGAAAGCGCGCGGCGTGCTGGTGTTTCCGTCGGTGATCTCGGCCGGCTTCTGGGTCGGCGCACAGTATGGTGAAGGGGCGATGCGCATCGGCGGCCGCACGGTCGGCTACTTCAGCACGGTCGCGGGCTCGTTCGGGTTGCAGATCGGCGCGCAGTCGAAGGCGCTCGTGTTTCTGTTCATGACGCAGGAAGCGCTCGACGAATTCATGCACAGCCAGGGCTGGGCGGTCGGCGCGAATGCGACCGTCGCCGTGCTGAAGGTCGGCGCGAACGGCGCGGTCGATTCCTCGACCGCAACGAGTCCGGTGCAAGCTTTCGTGTTGACTAACGGCGGTTTGATGGCCGGCGTGTCGCTCGAAGGCACGAAGGTGTCCCGGCTGATTATTTGA